One Thermosphaera aggregans DNA segment encodes these proteins:
- a CDS encoding triphosphoribosyl-dephospho-CoA synthase, which produces MPDPVEYAEALSLAFTLEASGYPKPGNVDRIHDLPGLPYEAFIVTGIVATKYLEKGVRRGIKGWGDVVFGDLVYGIVADSMRKSGSTNTCLGSSLLIAPLSVAIGLCLRKEEENLNCFLRMIREVLSATSVEDSVEFYRAVREARPSYIKPTDETGDFVNVWDHDYKKKLRSKKQRLKDVLEFSTSHDIVSHELVNGLPRSVNELRFLAERFNAHKNWNRAVVETYVHLLSREHDTVIAREHGFEAASRVRDLASTYVIKLLVAPQSEWLSLITSLDTEIRRMRVNPASVADITASTIALYTIDSLARNKYYLNLNP; this is translated from the coding sequence TTGCCAGATCCCGTGGAGTATGCTGAAGCACTGTCCCTGGCGTTCACGCTGGAAGCCTCCGGCTATCCTAAACCCGGCAATGTTGATAGGATACATGACCTCCCGGGGCTACCGTATGAGGCATTCATAGTAACAGGTATTGTAGCTACAAAGTACTTGGAGAAAGGCGTGAGGAGAGGTATTAAGGGCTGGGGTGATGTAGTCTTCGGTGACCTGGTCTACGGTATTGTAGCGGATTCCATGCGGAAATCGGGTTCGACTAATACATGCTTAGGTTCAAGCCTGCTTATAGCACCACTAAGTGTTGCCATAGGCTTGTGTTTGAGAAAAGAAGAGGAAAACCTCAACTGTTTTTTAAGAATGATCCGCGAGGTTTTATCAGCAACATCTGTCGAGGATTCTGTAGAATTCTACAGGGCTGTAAGGGAGGCTAGACCCAGCTATATCAAGCCTACTGATGAAACAGGAGATTTCGTCAACGTATGGGATCATGATTACAAGAAGAAGCTGAGGTCTAAGAAGCAGAGGTTGAAGGATGTTTTAGAGTTCAGCACTTCGCATGATATAGTATCTCATGAGTTGGTTAATGGATTGCCAAGGAGTGTTAACGAGCTGAGATTCCTGGCTGAAAGGTTTAACGCCCATAAAAACTGGAACCGCGCAGTGGTTGAGACGTACGTGCACTTGTTAAGCAGAGAACACGATACCGTGATTGCAAGGGAACATGGTTTTGAAGCAGCTTCCAGGGTTAGAGATTTGGCGAGCACATATGTAATAAAACTCCTCGTAGCTCCTCAGTCGGAATGGTTAAGCCTCATAACATCTTTGGACACGGAGATTAGGAGAATGAGGGTTAATCCAGCCTCGGTAGCGGATATAACTGCATCGACGATTGCGCTGTACACCATAGACTCTTTAGCCAGGAACAAGTATTACCTCAATCTTAATCCTTGA
- a CDS encoding aminopeptidase: MIDPRISRQADIIVDYSLNLKPGEEVVVNASVEAIPLVRELVRKIVDKEAYPLLVRLDEESISETFYKYAPQSVLTHVSVIEKEIVEKAHASVSIISPSHTKPLVNIDPEKLKARAQARRELNKIFLERSAKGELKWVVTIYPTKALAQEAGMSISEYEDFVFHALYADSENPVAEWVRIGQELSKVAEFLNKVRELRFEGPGINLSLSVDGRKWIADDGKNNMPGGEVFTGPVEESVEGVVEFEYPAIWRGVEVEGVRLVFKNGRVVEASARRGEEFLKRMISTDEGASRLGEIAFGLNYNITRHTKEILFDEKIGGTIHMALGASYPETGGKNVSSIHWDLIKDMSKGRVYADGVLIYENGRFIIFKIFQPL, from the coding sequence TTGATAGACCCTAGGATAAGCAGGCAGGCTGATATCATAGTTGATTACTCATTAAATCTCAAACCCGGAGAAGAAGTTGTTGTAAACGCCTCAGTGGAAGCCATCCCGTTAGTGAGGGAGCTTGTTAGAAAAATAGTTGATAAGGAAGCATACCCTCTTCTAGTAAGGCTGGACGAGGAATCGATATCTGAAACATTCTATAAATACGCGCCTCAAAGCGTGCTAACACACGTGAGCGTTATTGAGAAGGAAATAGTTGAGAAAGCACATGCCTCGGTAAGCATTATCTCGCCTTCACACACCAAGCCTCTTGTAAACATAGATCCCGAGAAATTAAAGGCAAGGGCTCAGGCCAGAAGGGAGCTGAACAAGATCTTCTTGGAGAGGAGCGCTAAAGGGGAGCTGAAATGGGTGGTGACAATCTATCCAACAAAGGCTCTTGCACAGGAGGCTGGGATGAGCATCTCAGAGTACGAGGACTTTGTCTTCCACGCGCTATACGCTGACAGCGAGAACCCTGTGGCCGAGTGGGTGAGGATCGGGCAGGAGCTCTCCAAAGTGGCAGAATTCCTGAACAAGGTTAGAGAGTTAAGGTTTGAAGGACCAGGGATTAATCTCTCGTTGAGCGTTGATGGAAGGAAATGGATTGCCGATGACGGGAAGAATAACATGCCTGGCGGGGAGGTTTTCACAGGGCCTGTAGAAGAATCTGTGGAAGGAGTGGTAGAATTCGAGTATCCAGCAATATGGAGAGGAGTGGAGGTTGAGGGGGTCAGGCTGGTCTTTAAAAACGGCAGAGTCGTGGAAGCTTCCGCGAGGCGTGGCGAAGAATTCTTAAAGAGGATGATAAGCACGGATGAAGGGGCTTCAAGGCTTGGGGAGATAGCGTTCGGGCTTAACTACAATATTACCCGGCACACGAAAGAGATACTGTTCGACGAGAAGATTGGCGGAACGATTCACATGGCTCTCGGAGCCTCCTATCCTGAAACAGGCGGTAAAAACGTATCGTCAATACACTGGGATTTGATCAAGGATATGAGTAAGGGCAGAGTATACGCTGACGGTGTCCTAATATATGAGAACGGAAGGTTCATTATTTTTAAAATTTTTCAACCCCTCTAG
- a CDS encoding ABC transporter substrate-binding protein, whose amino-acid sequence MSRRLLIVGIIVVLIAIGSLAWFSLQRPETTRKVVVYAYNDRITGIDPSVEDDTGLVVLGSVYEPLLYYDPRSDEFKPALAVNWTSNEDGTEWVFKLREGVVFHDGTIFNATAVKISIERARDVYRSTGRGMGYIWDMVSSIEILDAYTVKFILDYPARLDFIASASYAAYIFSPSVIEKAGASDILDGKIEQWFNQGHSAGTGPYMIEDYKPDKEVRLKKFEEWWGWKLVNNPHAPDYVIIKILTEPQSQYNGLTSGEVDIVSSVPRDYVGQLLSKGYKNYNLTTYHNYILFFNTKRYPTNITEFRLAVAHAIDLDELVQLCMKGFALKGSGVVPHYFPGHADNLTYRYNLSLAREYLSLSGVETPVTIEFLYQVDYEENRILAETLKSRLLQLGIEVVLNPQPWTALKDIAKGVWENPDNTPHLVIADWWPTIPSPYDYLYPMFHSESKEWNYAGYENPVFDELIDEAWELEGEDYQAAMDKYYQAQEILFNETVAINLWDEVKPFIYNPKIEIPREAMNPLYMYVIFFQYVKVG is encoded by the coding sequence TTGAGTAGGAGATTGTTAATAGTGGGAATTATTGTGGTTTTGATTGCGATCGGATCTCTAGCATGGTTTTCTCTTCAACGTCCTGAGACTACTAGAAAAGTTGTGGTCTACGCCTATAACGACAGGATTACGGGGATAGACCCCAGCGTGGAAGACGATACTGGATTAGTCGTATTGGGATCAGTATATGAGCCCCTCCTTTATTACGACCCCAGGAGTGATGAATTTAAACCTGCCTTAGCAGTCAACTGGACAAGTAATGAAGATGGGACAGAATGGGTTTTTAAGCTAAGAGAAGGAGTAGTGTTTCACGATGGCACTATTTTCAACGCTACTGCTGTTAAAATCAGTATTGAAAGAGCAAGAGACGTGTATAGGTCAACGGGGCGTGGAATGGGATATATCTGGGATATGGTTTCAAGCATCGAAATACTGGATGCCTACACGGTTAAATTCATCCTAGATTACCCGGCAAGGCTAGATTTCATAGCCTCAGCCTCATATGCAGCATACATATTCTCCCCCTCCGTTATTGAGAAAGCTGGAGCCAGTGATATTCTTGATGGGAAAATAGAGCAGTGGTTCAACCAGGGGCATTCCGCAGGCACCGGGCCATACATGATTGAGGATTACAAGCCGGATAAGGAAGTCAGGCTTAAAAAATTCGAGGAATGGTGGGGTTGGAAATTAGTGAACAATCCTCACGCCCCTGATTACGTGATTATTAAAATTCTCACCGAACCCCAGTCGCAGTACAACGGGTTAACCTCGGGCGAGGTAGACATAGTTTCAAGCGTGCCCAGGGATTATGTTGGCCAATTGCTAAGTAAAGGGTACAAAAACTACAATCTCACAACCTATCACAACTACATACTATTCTTCAACACTAAGAGGTATCCAACGAACATAACAGAGTTCAGGCTCGCGGTGGCACACGCGATAGACCTAGACGAACTGGTTCAGTTATGCATGAAGGGTTTCGCACTTAAAGGTAGCGGTGTGGTCCCACACTACTTCCCGGGCCACGCGGACAATCTAACCTACCGTTACAACCTATCTCTAGCTAGAGAGTACTTGAGCCTCTCAGGTGTTGAAACCCCTGTCACCATTGAGTTTCTATACCAGGTTGATTACGAGGAGAACAGAATTCTGGCCGAGACGTTGAAATCAAGGCTTCTCCAGCTGGGCATTGAAGTTGTATTAAACCCTCAGCCGTGGACCGCTTTGAAGGACATTGCTAAAGGTGTTTGGGAGAACCCTGATAACACTCCTCATTTGGTAATTGCCGACTGGTGGCCAACTATTCCAAGCCCCTACGACTACCTATACCCGATGTTTCACAGCGAGTCGAAAGAGTGGAATTATGCGGGCTATGAGAACCCTGTTTTCGATGAGCTAATAGATGAGGCTTGGGAGCTGGAGGGTGAGGATTACCAAGCCGCTATGGATAAATACTATCAAGCACAGGAAATACTATTCAATGAGACGGTAGCTATCAATCTTTGGGATGAGGTGAAGCCATTCATCTATAATCCGAAAATAGAAATCCCCAGGGAAGCCATGAACCCGCTGTATATGTATGTAATATTCTTCCAATACGTGAAGGTGGGCTAG
- a CDS encoding energy-coupling factor ABC transporter ATP-binding protein — protein MNEIVASDLAIGYDKSSPLLRNLDFKLTNGVYVLLGANGSGKSTLLKTIAGLLPPLQGEIYVNGFKPYLLKRKEAAKLIGYVWQNPFHGFVEPNVEREILFISRQTGVEVNRKLIHKLVPLELFDRSPFTLSGGEAKRVSLASVISLDQPIWLLDEPFNELDFSGVKIFTDIINYARARGKIVVITTHYPSLADLVNPDYYLLINRSRGTLVIDKWSNLSDEELVGNEVIPRVLKSELTG, from the coding sequence ATGAATGAGATCGTAGCGTCAGATCTAGCAATAGGGTACGACAAGAGTTCCCCTCTTCTCAGAAATCTGGATTTTAAACTAACAAATGGCGTGTACGTTCTCTTAGGAGCCAACGGCTCCGGCAAATCAACTCTTTTAAAAACAATAGCGGGGCTCCTCCCCCCTCTTCAAGGAGAAATATATGTCAATGGTTTCAAACCCTACTTGTTGAAGAGAAAAGAGGCGGCAAAGTTAATCGGCTACGTCTGGCAAAATCCTTTCCACGGTTTCGTGGAGCCCAACGTTGAAAGAGAAATATTGTTCATCAGCAGGCAGACCGGCGTCGAAGTTAACCGGAAGCTTATCCATAAGCTTGTCCCCTTGGAGCTATTCGATAGAAGCCCGTTCACCCTAAGCGGTGGTGAGGCAAAACGCGTAAGCCTTGCCAGCGTTATCTCACTAGACCAACCTATTTGGCTTTTAGATGAGCCCTTTAACGAGTTGGATTTTTCAGGGGTGAAGATCTTCACAGACATAATCAACTATGCACGCGCGAGGGGCAAAATAGTTGTTATTACAACACATTATCCAAGTCTAGCAGATCTCGTAAACCCGGACTATTACCTGCTGATCAACAGGTCGCGCGGTACACTCGTAATAGACAAGTGGAGCAATCTAAGCGATGAAGAGTTAGTAGGAAATGAAGTGATCCCGAGGGTGCTTAAATCTGAGCTTACTGGTTAA
- a CDS encoding ABC transporter ATP-binding protein — MVLAVEAEDLKIGYEDEEVVWAVKGVSFKVEVAEIFCLVGESGCGKSTTGNAIVGILPPYSVTDGVLRIFGKTVIEGNRRDYTGVRGRIVSYVPQNPGSSLNPYLTVEEQFYYVLNSVYGWGRKKALEEAAKYLQMVDLDPGKVLDYYPHELSGGMQQRTAIALALSTGAKIIVADEPTSALDAHLRLGLIRLLTRLRDTIKLTLIFITHDLLSAGKICDKIAIMYSGRILELGTSGKILTEPLHPYTEMLVDAVPILGVLKPLKTYGGEPPPPDVEVKGCLFLDRCPKKFEKCYYSHPPPKEVHERIVECWRYV, encoded by the coding sequence ATGGTTCTAGCGGTGGAAGCTGAGGATTTGAAGATCGGGTATGAGGATGAGGAGGTAGTTTGGGCGGTAAAAGGAGTTTCATTCAAGGTAGAGGTTGCGGAGATATTTTGCCTCGTAGGTGAGAGCGGATGTGGGAAATCCACTACAGGAAACGCCATCGTGGGCATCCTCCCACCGTACTCGGTGACCGACGGCGTTCTACGGATTTTCGGGAAAACCGTGATAGAGGGGAATAGAAGGGATTACACGGGCGTGAGAGGTCGCATAGTATCCTACGTTCCCCAAAACCCGGGCTCTAGTTTAAACCCGTATTTAACCGTTGAGGAACAGTTCTACTACGTTTTAAACAGCGTATATGGATGGGGTCGTAAGAAAGCGCTAGAAGAGGCGGCAAAGTATCTCCAAATGGTAGATCTAGATCCCGGTAAGGTCTTGGATTACTATCCTCACGAGCTAAGCGGGGGTATGCAGCAGAGGACGGCAATAGCCTTAGCGCTTTCCACAGGCGCTAAGATAATTGTTGCCGATGAGCCAACATCAGCCCTGGATGCTCATTTAAGGCTTGGATTAATCAGGCTTCTCACCCGTCTCAGAGACACTATTAAGCTAACCCTCATATTCATCACCCACGACTTATTATCAGCTGGAAAGATCTGCGACAAGATAGCCATCATGTATTCGGGGAGAATACTAGAGCTTGGCACGTCCGGGAAGATACTTACAGAACCGCTTCACCCTTATACCGAGATGCTTGTCGACGCAGTTCCAATTCTCGGCGTGTTAAAGCCTTTGAAAACTTACGGAGGAGAACCTCCTCCCCCAGATGTAGAGGTTAAGGGATGCCTGTTTCTAGATAGATGTCCAAAGAAATTTGAAAAATGCTATTATTCCCATCCTCCGCCCAAGGAGGTTCATGAAAGAATTGTTGAATGCTGGAGGTATGTTTGA
- a CDS encoding ornithine carbamoyltransferase, which yields MPALRHLVRELSGKDLISTLDWTDEQIEIALNLAKEFKEIAHYYGVEHIPKILASKVFYMLFFAGSTRTRAAFESGMAFLGGHAAFIDATTTRMAFGKQEKAGEAIKDVAAMYDVYGHGLGIRILDKAIDYLYGVGNAYIREMAQAANIPVINMADDMFHPTQGLADIYTFKERFVNPQGKKYVIMWAYSPEIRGWCSVQEDMILFPRFGVDVVIARPPGFDLDPKLVEKARELAKEHGGSLEITDNLQEAVRGAHAVFPRNWASPTLVQVGYSKFKDEELKIYEKYRSWKVTRELMDLMDKKGVLMHVLPIFRGYEADDDVIDDPKKSVIYEQAENGLWTKMAVLALTMYGVK from the coding sequence ATGCCTGCGTTGCGACACCTTGTCAGAGAACTAAGCGGTAAAGACCTCATCTCAACCCTTGACTGGACAGATGAGCAGATAGAAATAGCCTTGAACCTTGCGAAAGAGTTCAAGGAAATAGCACATTACTACGGAGTAGAGCACATCCCGAAAATACTCGCTAGTAAAGTATTCTACATGCTATTCTTCGCCGGCTCGACAAGAACCAGGGCAGCATTCGAGTCGGGAATGGCCTTCCTGGGCGGTCATGCAGCGTTCATTGATGCTACAACGACGAGAATGGCTTTTGGGAAACAGGAGAAGGCTGGCGAAGCTATTAAGGACGTTGCCGCGATGTACGATGTGTACGGGCATGGGCTTGGGATAAGGATCCTAGACAAGGCTATCGACTACCTGTACGGTGTAGGAAACGCCTATATAAGGGAAATGGCTCAGGCGGCTAACATCCCTGTCATCAACATGGCTGACGACATGTTCCATCCTACTCAGGGTTTAGCCGACATCTACACGTTCAAGGAAAGGTTCGTGAACCCGCAGGGCAAGAAATACGTGATAATGTGGGCTTACAGCCCAGAGATCAGGGGGTGGTGCAGCGTACAGGAGGACATGATCCTCTTCCCGAGGTTTGGAGTAGACGTTGTTATTGCAAGGCCGCCGGGATTCGACCTGGATCCGAAGCTGGTTGAAAAAGCCAGGGAACTGGCTAAGGAGCACGGGGGAAGCCTGGAGATAACGGATAACTTGCAGGAGGCTGTGAGAGGGGCTCACGCCGTATTCCCGAGAAACTGGGCCTCACCAACCCTTGTCCAGGTCGGCTACAGCAAGTTTAAGGATGAGGAGCTGAAGATTTACGAGAAGTATCGGAGCTGGAAGGTTACAAGGGAGTTAATGGATTTGATGGACAAGAAAGGAGTATTAATGCATGTATTACCAATCTTCAGGGGCTATGAAGCCGATGATGATGTGATTGACGATCCGAAGAAATCGGTGATTTACGAGCAGGCTGAGAACGGTTTATGGACGAAGATGGCGGTGTTAGCGTTAACAATGTATGGAGTTAAATGA
- a CDS encoding ferritin, translating into MNEEVLKALNKQLNQELQNAYLYLSMAAFFDEKSLAGFSHYFKVQAKEELEHAMRFYEYIIDRGGVIELYDIPAPSKKWGGIVEAVQEFYDAEVRNTARIWELVDLVRKREDKATEAFLQWFINEQVEEEKNASDLLAKVKLVGDNIAGILALDRMLAERK; encoded by the coding sequence ATGAATGAGGAAGTCCTAAAAGCTTTGAACAAGCAGCTCAATCAAGAGCTTCAGAACGCATATCTATACCTCTCCATGGCTGCATTCTTTGATGAGAAATCTCTTGCAGGGTTCTCACACTACTTTAAAGTACAGGCTAAAGAGGAATTAGAGCATGCCATGAGGTTTTATGAGTACATAATTGATAGAGGAGGCGTGATAGAGCTTTACGACATCCCAGCCCCTTCAAAGAAGTGGGGTGGCATAGTGGAAGCCGTCCAGGAATTCTACGATGCTGAGGTAAGAAACACTGCGAGGATATGGGAGCTGGTCGACCTTGTCAGGAAGCGTGAAGACAAAGCTACTGAGGCCTTCCTCCAATGGTTCATAAACGAGCAGGTTGAAGAAGAGAAGAATGCGAGCGATCTATTGGCAAAGGTGAAACTAGTAGGAGACAACATAGCTGGAATCCTCGCGCTGGACAGGATGCTCGCGGAGAGAAAGTAG
- a CDS encoding molybdopterin-dependent oxidoreductase, translating to MKCYFIEEKSIRIKGVKYVVDCVVEEKRYGDVKEIRDMVNAVFYAVFDVKNPFKLVFESNEPIGSSHLLYRFRYMLDNGRFIGVRVVTKNNAVRRVLFTVPEEPGKLNLNIGLANEQPVLTEYNDPSSKEQPPGQVFIPNFVIYNILGIPKFNVEEWRLEVSGLVENPVTLDLEGLFRFGLAEYLIDFHCVTGWSVGNIRMKGIPFERILSLVKPMEGVKWIYTEGMDGYTTIFPFEEVLKPNVFLALEMNGRPLEFLHGYPVRLIVPHLYGWKSAKWLRKIVFTDKYVNGYWESFGYHPRGRVFEEERFKDY from the coding sequence ATGAAGTGCTACTTTATCGAGGAGAAAAGCATCAGGATCAAAGGAGTCAAGTACGTGGTTGATTGTGTCGTTGAGGAAAAACGGTATGGGGATGTTAAAGAGATACGAGACATGGTTAATGCTGTTTTCTATGCAGTCTTCGATGTGAAAAACCCCTTCAAGCTGGTCTTCGAGTCAAACGAGCCTATCGGGAGCAGCCATTTACTGTACAGGTTTAGGTACATGTTAGATAACGGACGATTCATTGGCGTTAGGGTTGTAACTAAGAACAATGCTGTTAGAAGAGTATTGTTTACGGTTCCCGAGGAGCCCGGTAAATTAAACCTCAATATCGGCCTTGCCAACGAGCAACCTGTTCTCACGGAGTATAATGATCCTAGTAGTAAAGAGCAACCTCCTGGTCAGGTGTTCATTCCTAATTTCGTTATATACAATATCCTTGGAATACCTAAATTCAATGTTGAAGAATGGCGGCTAGAGGTATCAGGCTTAGTTGAAAACCCGGTGACCCTTGACCTCGAAGGGTTGTTCAGATTTGGTTTAGCCGAATATTTAATCGATTTTCACTGCGTTACAGGCTGGAGCGTTGGAAACATTAGAATGAAAGGTATCCCCTTTGAGCGAATCCTCAGCCTGGTTAAACCAATGGAAGGTGTTAAATGGATCTACACGGAAGGGATGGACGGGTATACCACAATATTCCCCTTTGAAGAGGTTTTGAAACCAAACGTTTTCCTAGCTTTAGAGATGAATGGTCGACCCCTCGAATTTCTCCACGGGTATCCGGTAAGACTCATAGTACCCCATCTCTATGGATGGAAGAGCGCTAAGTGGTTGAGAAAGATAGTTTTCACGGATAAATATGTTAACGGGTACTGGGAGTCCTTTGGATACCATCCCAGGGGGAGGGTTTTCGAGGAGGAAAGGTTTAAGGATTATTGA
- a CDS encoding ABC transporter permease produces MPVSLNYIVKRLFWSILVLVGVVVFSYLVIIFSPGDPATKWAGNPRGVNATLAIEAARRELGLDKPLHIQVFDFIIKVFTGNLGTSIAYKQPVFTILYSNLAATLELLFCSYVIILPIGIFLGVYSALHRDELIDDLLQTFGTVMANTPAFWLAAIVFLLLVSSGHPVYGRIDTRLALETGFQPITGFYLLDSLLQGNIIIFIDVLIKLIPPALIVGVYPLGLSIRLSRTLMAESLTEDFVRAAVAWGVRKRRIIWRYAFRASIPPLVQVSGLAFAYSLIDAMVVEYAVFGREGLGRLLVDALNYSDFKLAIGLLIVVTVFYLVINTLADVIQALIDPRVRL; encoded by the coding sequence ATGCCGGTCAGCCTTAACTATATTGTGAAGAGGCTTTTTTGGAGCATACTTGTTTTAGTAGGCGTGGTTGTTTTCTCATACTTGGTCATCATTTTCTCGCCTGGAGACCCGGCGACGAAGTGGGCTGGGAACCCGAGAGGTGTTAACGCTACCCTTGCCATCGAAGCAGCCAGAAGGGAGCTAGGTCTTGATAAGCCACTGCACATACAGGTTTTCGACTTCATAATTAAGGTTTTCACAGGAAACCTGGGAACTAGTATTGCTTACAAGCAACCAGTTTTCACTATCCTCTACTCAAATCTTGCCGCAACGCTTGAGCTCCTTTTCTGCTCCTACGTGATAATTCTACCTATAGGCATATTTCTAGGAGTTTACTCGGCTCTCCACAGGGATGAATTAATCGATGATTTACTACAGACTTTTGGCACGGTAATGGCTAATACTCCCGCGTTCTGGCTTGCCGCTATAGTCTTCCTACTACTAGTGTCAAGCGGGCACCCTGTATACGGGAGGATAGATACGAGGCTGGCTTTGGAAACAGGTTTTCAGCCGATTACAGGGTTTTACTTGCTTGATAGTCTCTTGCAAGGGAATATAATAATCTTCATTGATGTCTTAATCAAGCTCATTCCTCCAGCACTTATAGTTGGAGTATATCCCTTAGGCTTGTCGATTAGGCTGTCTAGAACTCTGATGGCTGAGTCTCTCACAGAGGATTTTGTGAGAGCGGCTGTAGCGTGGGGGGTGAGGAAACGGCGGATTATTTGGAGATATGCTTTCAGAGCCAGTATTCCCCCTTTGGTTCAGGTCTCCGGTCTAGCCTTTGCCTACAGCCTAATAGATGCGATGGTTGTAGAGTACGCAGTGTTTGGTAGAGAAGGGCTGGGCAGGCTCCTGGTCGACGCGTTAAACTATAGTGACTTTAAACTCGCAATTGGTTTACTAATAGTTGTCACAGTGTTCTACCTTGTAATCAATACATTGGCGGATGTTATTCAAGCATTAATTGATCCAAGGGTGAGACTGTAG
- a CDS encoding QueT transporter family protein: MRNQILIVKAMVIAAVYTGLTVILGVLSYGELQFRISDAMLLLPLLQGFGAEAVLGLTLGGFLGNITSPFQPWDLIFGPLTNALASAFVLAIGRKINTRALLKHLLSTIVASSTIALLVGYGELHLVYGLPLITVLYVFISEVVVIGVIGWTVVKSLERYIRR, encoded by the coding sequence ATGAGGAATCAAATACTGATCGTTAAAGCCATGGTTATAGCAGCTGTTTACACGGGCTTGACAGTGATTTTAGGTGTCTTGTCCTATGGAGAACTCCAGTTCAGAATTAGTGATGCAATGCTACTTCTCCCACTGCTTCAAGGGTTTGGCGCGGAGGCTGTGCTAGGATTGACGCTGGGCGGTTTTCTCGGAAACATCACCAGCCCATTCCAGCCGTGGGATTTGATTTTCGGACCATTAACAAACGCTCTCGCATCAGCCTTCGTGCTTGCGATAGGTAGAAAAATCAATACCAGGGCATTATTAAAACACTTGCTGAGTACTATAGTAGCATCTTCAACAATAGCGTTATTAGTAGGCTATGGAGAATTACACCTGGTATATGGGCTACCCTTGATCACCGTGCTATATGTTTTCATTAGCGAAGTAGTAGTGATAGGGGTCATCGGCTGGACCGTGGTAAAATCCTTGGAGAGGTACATAAGGAGATGA
- a CDS encoding ABC transporter permease has translation MTSTSNDKLDISAAVKNAKRALQIRTGFVALIFKAWSKSNRFKIGLLISSFIILIGVLAPLIAPYPRDGLGYVPEDALQKIRLPPSQEHLFGTDTRGRDIFSRVVFGARSALIQIFLVVSSSLLIGLFMGVIAAYYKGLVETVINYLIELFMSIPAIVIALALRLILGSGLFTVVLALIITWWSWYGRVTYIYSRSIVEMDYVLLAKLSGVSGLKIIFRHVVRNASPPVLVQAVTDLGSVLLEASAINFLGLGLPPDSPEWGVIMQEGIQYLSISPWISVFPGIFILITALGFSLIGDSLREEVDPKLRRRWRLWF, from the coding sequence ATGACGAGCACTAGCAATGATAAACTCGACATCTCTGCTGCCGTGAAAAATGCTAAGAGAGCGCTTCAAATCAGGACAGGGTTCGTAGCATTAATCTTTAAAGCTTGGAGTAAAAGTAACAGGTTTAAAATAGGATTACTCATTTCCTCGTTTATCATTTTGATCGGTGTTTTAGCTCCCCTAATAGCTCCTTATCCTCGCGACGGACTGGGCTATGTCCCGGAGGATGCGTTGCAAAAGATCAGGCTCCCCCCTTCACAGGAACACTTGTTCGGCACCGATACTAGAGGGCGAGACATATTTTCAAGAGTTGTCTTCGGGGCCAGGTCTGCGTTAATCCAGATTTTCCTCGTGGTTTCTTCCAGCCTATTAATTGGATTGTTCATGGGGGTTATTGCTGCCTACTATAAAGGATTGGTTGAAACTGTGATTAACTATTTAATTGAACTATTTATGAGCATACCCGCTATCGTAATAGCCCTAGCGCTAAGGCTGATCCTCGGCTCCGGATTATTCACCGTAGTATTAGCCTTAATCATAACATGGTGGTCCTGGTATGGACGGGTAACCTACATATATTCTAGAAGCATTGTTGAAATGGACTATGTTCTTCTCGCAAAGCTCTCAGGAGTTTCAGGTTTGAAGATAATTTTCAGGCATGTTGTGAGGAATGCTTCACCACCTGTCCTAGTCCAGGCGGTAACGGATCTGGGGAGTGTTCTGCTCGAAGCATCAGCGATAAACTTCCTAGGGCTTGGACTGCCCCCCGACTCACCCGAATGGGGGGTTATAATGCAGGAGGGCATTCAATACTTGTCAATATCCCCTTGGATTAGTGTTTTCCCGGGTATATTCATATTGATAACAGCTTTGGGGTTCAGCCTTATTGGAGATAGCCTTAGGGAAGAAGTAGACCCTAAGTTGAGGAGAAGGTGGAGGCTATGGTTCTAG